One Bufo gargarizans isolate SCDJY-AF-19 chromosome 3, ASM1485885v1, whole genome shotgun sequence DNA segment encodes these proteins:
- the LOC122931661 gene encoding uncharacterized protein LOC122931661 produces MYTKDLQFLLPVMDLRPTVDNLQADEDSSSTNLDEPGTPAASFLLHAGPSEAEERPEEESQQEISPPQPSRRQSSRRRGGSSSQQTAQMARRDFIDSQVFEYLNKNKAETPEEKILRSLAPALSRVPPERHSLVLSSVASILYLFEGDSIPLDVIQFIDKEKLRQAHIRAQIRPPMPSSESVAHIAGPGPTHPGSSSTPQIVFRGTGPYTRELFDL; encoded by the exons ATGTATACCAAGGACTTACAGTTCCTCCTGCCTGTAATGGACCTGCGACC GACAGTGGACAATCTTCAGGCCGATGAAGATTCCTCGTCCACAAACCTGGATGAGCCTGGTACCCCTGCAGCATCTTTTCTACTCCATGCTGGACCTTCAGAGGCTGAGGAAAGGCCAGAGGAGGAAAGCCAGCAGGAGATTTCTCCGCCTCAGCCATCCAGGCGCCAAAGTTCTCGAAGGAGGGGAGGATCTTCGAGTCAACAAACAGCGCAGATGGCTCGGAGGGATTTTATTGATTCACAGGTCTTTGAGtacctaaataaaaataaagcggAGACCCCAGAGGAAAAAATTCTCCGAAGCCTGGCTCCTGCCTTATCTAGAGTGCCTCCTGAACGGCATTCTTTGGTGCTATCTTCAGTAGCATCAATATTGTATCTATTCGAGGGGGATAGTATTCCCCTCGATGTGATTCAATTTATAGATAAGGAGAAATTGAGGCAAGCCCATATCCGGGCACAAATTAGGCCACCAATGCCATCTTCTGAAAGTGTGGCACATATTGCAGGTCCAGGACCCACACATCCTGGCAGTTCTTCAACCCCTCAAATTGTTTTCAGGGGAACAGGTCCATACACAAGGGAGCTgtttgatttataa